A region of Dioscorea cayenensis subsp. rotundata cultivar TDr96_F1 chromosome 5, TDr96_F1_v2_PseudoChromosome.rev07_lg8_w22 25.fasta, whole genome shotgun sequence DNA encodes the following proteins:
- the LOC120260450 gene encoding LOW QUALITY PROTEIN: protein LAZY 1-like (The sequence of the model RefSeq protein was modified relative to this genomic sequence to represent the inferred CDS: deleted 1 base in 1 codon) yields MKLLGWMHRKFRQNSGDMFKDFASAQACNCLPGPSPLDYKARPPARDLGLLEAVGEDEGELFDSGAVLFGGFLTIGTLGSAPIPENSSGSGEDEDEEIPNGMATPTFGVPSVDAIAEKGAEATTETDLMVVSAEIEKVLAAEAEKGVNGGGAARISSARASYASGKSVAEAYPLQGYLFGSPIEVAETRRERRASLGELFLKTRMEEETGPGGEGRAAATASAAAGKKAVKRRSAAKASDLGGAADGSSPAETKFHKILQIFHRKVHPESTLTTKKSFKAIKQDSRENSSRDGGDHSGVINVDHTLTDSKRACKRRAIPCFKCDSSSPSLMVDGNDPNGTREYWIKTDADYLVLEL; encoded by the exons atgaag CTTCTTGGTTGGATGCACCGGAAATTTCGGCAAAACAGTGGCGACATGTTCAAAGATTTCGCTTCCG CTCAAGCTTGTAACTGTCTTCCCGGGCCGT CGCCTCTTGATTACAAGGCCCGGCCGCCGGCGAGGGATCTTGGCCTCCTGGAGGCCGTGGGAGAGGATGAAGGGGAGCTCTTCGACTCTGGTGCTGTGCTGTTCGGTGGATTCCTCACCATTGGAACGCTTGGATCCGCTCCGATTCCTGAGAACTCGTCGGGATCGGGggaggatgaggatgaagagATCCCTAATGGGATGGCTACGCCGACGTTTGGGGTTCCGTCGGTGGACGCGATTGCTGAGAAGGGAGCGGAGGCGACGACGGAGACGGATCTGATGGTGGTCAGCGCGGAGATTGAGAAGGTTCTGGCGGCGGAGGCGGAGAAGGGGGTTAACGGCGGTGGAGCGGCACGGATCTCGTCGGCGAGGGCGAGCTATGCCAGTGGGAAGTCGGTGGCGGAGGCGTACCCTTTGCAGGGGTACTTGTTTGGATCGCCGATCGAGGTGGCGGAGACGAGGAGGGAGAGGAGGGCTTCGTTGGGGGAGCTGTTTTTGAAGACTAGGATGGAGGAGGAGACGGGTCCCGGCGGAGAGGGGAGAGCGGCGGCAACGGCGTCCGCGGCCGCTGGGAAGAAGGCGGTGAAGCGGCGCTCTGCAGCAAAGGCCTCGGATTTGGGTGGCGCTGCCGATGGATCCTCGCCGGCGGAAACCAAATTCCACAag ATCCTGCAGATATTCCACAGGAAGGTTCACCCAGAGAGCACATTGACCACAAAGAAATCTTTCAAGGCCATCAAGCAAGACAGTAGGGAAAATTCATCCCGTGACGGCGGCGATCACTCTGGTGTCATCAATGTGGATCACACACTAACTGATTCAAAAAGAGCTTGTAAAAGAAGGGCCATCCCATGCTTCAAGTGTGACTCAAGCAGTCCATCTCTTATGGTGGATGGCAATGATCCGAATGGGACTCGCGAGTATTGGATCAAGACCGACGCAGATT ACTTGGTGTTGGAGCTGTAG
- the LOC120260323 gene encoding ABC transporter I family member 11, chloroplastic isoform X2 produces MPAMEAAVSLSNLSRSPSKFLRTTIHTSSRNASQHLGPLGKSRVLSLSVRHSCIEVKRVNYRPPGTQHNLLNDVSFSLPEKSFGLIFGRSGSGKTTLLQLLAGLSKPTSGSIYVQRYGTDGNANSSPESLSSERVGIVFQFPERYFLADTVLEEVTFGWPRQKADLAMRQRLALNLQYAINSAGLNTIPLDEDPHSLSGGYKRRLALAIQLVQKPDLLLLDEPLAGLVL; encoded by the exons ATGCCGGCGATGGAGGCCGCCGTCTCCTTGTCCAATCTCTCACGCTCGCCATCCAAGTTTCTCCGGACTACGATCCATACGAGCTCCCGGAACGCTTCCCAGCATCTCGGTCCTCTCGGGAAATCTCGGGTTCTGAGCCTCTCTGTTCGGCATTCTTGTATTGAA GTAAAGAGGGTTAATTATCGGCCTCCTGGGACTCAGCACAACCTATTGAATGATGTTAGCTTTTCCCTTCCAGAGAAAAG CTTTGGCTTGATTTTTGGACGAAGTGGTAGTGGTAAAACCACTCTGTTGCAG CTTCTTGCTGGACTTTCAAAGCCTACATCAGGCTCAATTTATGTTCAGAGATATGGAACAGATGGAAATGCAAACTCTTCTCCTGAGAGTTTGTCATCAGAAAGGGTGGGCATTGTCTTTCAATTTCCTGAGAG GTACTTTTTGGCGGATACTGTACTTGAGGAAGTAACCTTTGGGTGGCCAAGGCAGAAGGCAGATCTTGCCATGAGACAACGACTTGCTCTGAATCTCCAGTATGCGATCAACTCA GCTGGATTGAATACAATTCCCTTGGATGAAGACCCACATTCTTTAAGTGGTGGCTATAAGAGACGCCTAGCCTTGGCAATTCAATTA GTTCAAAAGCCAGATCTTCTTTTGTTAGATGAGCCTCTTGCAGGCCTTG TTTTGTGA
- the LOC120260323 gene encoding ABC transporter I family member 11, chloroplastic isoform X1 produces the protein MPAMEAAVSLSNLSRSPSKFLRTTIHTSSRNASQHLGPLGKSRVLSLSVRHSCIEVKRVNYRPPGTQHNLLNDVSFSLPEKSFGLIFGRSGSGKTTLLQLLAGLSKPTSGSIYVQRYGTDGNANSSPESLSSERVGIVFQFPERYFLADTVLEEVTFGWPRQKADLAMRQRLALNLQYAINSAGLNTIPLDEDPHSLSGGYKRRLALAIQLVQKPDLLLLDEPLAGLDWKARADVVKLLKHLKKELTLLVVSHDLKELSDLVDRSWRMEMGGVLKEEPLPI, from the exons ATGCCGGCGATGGAGGCCGCCGTCTCCTTGTCCAATCTCTCACGCTCGCCATCCAAGTTTCTCCGGACTACGATCCATACGAGCTCCCGGAACGCTTCCCAGCATCTCGGTCCTCTCGGGAAATCTCGGGTTCTGAGCCTCTCTGTTCGGCATTCTTGTATTGAA GTAAAGAGGGTTAATTATCGGCCTCCTGGGACTCAGCACAACCTATTGAATGATGTTAGCTTTTCCCTTCCAGAGAAAAG CTTTGGCTTGATTTTTGGACGAAGTGGTAGTGGTAAAACCACTCTGTTGCAG CTTCTTGCTGGACTTTCAAAGCCTACATCAGGCTCAATTTATGTTCAGAGATATGGAACAGATGGAAATGCAAACTCTTCTCCTGAGAGTTTGTCATCAGAAAGGGTGGGCATTGTCTTTCAATTTCCTGAGAG GTACTTTTTGGCGGATACTGTACTTGAGGAAGTAACCTTTGGGTGGCCAAGGCAGAAGGCAGATCTTGCCATGAGACAACGACTTGCTCTGAATCTCCAGTATGCGATCAACTCA GCTGGATTGAATACAATTCCCTTGGATGAAGACCCACATTCTTTAAGTGGTGGCTATAAGAGACGCCTAGCCTTGGCAATTCAATTA GTTCAAAAGCCAGATCTTCTTTTGTTAGATGAGCCTCTTGCAGGCCTTG ATTGGAAAGCTCGTGCGGATGTGGTCAAGCTGCTAAAGCATTTAAAGAAAGAGCTAACTTTGCTTGTTGTGAGCCATGACCTTAA GGAACTCTCAGATTTGGTAGATAGATCATGGAGAATGGAAATGGGAGGAGTCCTGAAAGAGGAACCTTTGCCAATCTGA
- the LOC120260322 gene encoding sphingosine-1-phosphate lyase: MEACIARYRSSANSLLSQYEPIVLVVGPLLALLVAKVLHSIVCLLQEKGIKGVVLGFGMGAVKLIPGVNSYIESEKKKVVEQLQARSGSKDGWRTELPDIGLGREVIEYLGDAKNKDGVWQGKCSGTVYIGGSQSEGHFSLTNEAYSLFSHTNPLHPDVFKSVVRFESEVVAMAAALLGSKEKSSGGQICGNMTSGGTESIILAVKTSRDYMKAKRGIKKPEMIIPESAHPAYDKAAQYLNIKVCRVPVNKEFVADVKGIRRCINNNTILIVGSAPGYPHGIIDPIEELGELASSYGVCFHVDLCLGGFVLPFARQLGYSIPPFDFSVKGVTSISTDVHKYGLAPKGTSIVLYRNHEIRKHQFVAVTEWSGGLYVSPTVAGSRPGGLIAGAWGAMMSLGLPGYLENTKKIMEASKNIQKGIEEIQGLFVIGKPHMTVVAFGSNDVNIFEVNDQMSSKGWHLNAMQRPDSLHICVTLQHVPVFEDFLRDLKESAKTVKENPGPISGGSAPIYGAAGKMPDRGIVRDLLVEFMDNSC, translated from the exons ATGGAGGCCTGCATCGCTCGCTACCGGAGCTCGGCGAACTCGCTCCTATCGCAGTATGAGCCGATCGTGCTCGTTGTTGGGCCCTTGCTTGCGTTGCTCGTCGCCAAGGTTCTCCATTCGATCGTATGTCTTCTTCAGGAGAAGGGAATCAAAGGGGTGGTTCTAGGGTTTGGTATGGGTGCTGTAAA GTTGATTCCTGGAGTGAATAGTTACATTGAAtctgagaagaaaaag GTAGTGGAGCAATTACAGGCCAGGAGTGGGTCCAAGGATGGCTGGAGAACTGAGTTGCCAGATATTGGGCTTGGAAGAGAGGTTATTGAGTATTTGGGAGATGCGAAAAATAAGGATGGCGTTTGGCAAGGCAAATGCTCTGGAACAGT CTATATTGGTGGAAGTCAGTCAGAGGGCCATTTTTCACTGACAAATGAGGCCTATTCATT GTTTTCACACACTAATCCATTGCATCCGGATGTATTTAAAAGTGTTGTACGGTTTGAGTCAGAGGTCGTTGCGATGGCAGCTGCACTTCTTGGCAGCAAAGAGAAATCCTCTGGGGGACAAATATGTGGCAACATGACTTCTGGAGGGACTGAAAGCATCATTTTGGCTGTGAAAACATCACGCGATTATATGAAAGCAAAAAGAGGAATTAAAAAACCAGAAAT gaTAATTCCAGAGTCTGCACATCCTGCATATGACAAAGCTGCACAATACCTTAATATTAAGGTTTGCCGTGTGCCTGTAAACAAAGAATTTGTTGCAGATGTGAAAGGGATTAGACGATGTATTAATAATAACACTATTTTG ATTGTTGGATCTGCTCCAGGATATCCTCATGGGATTATTGATCCTATTGAA GAGCTTGGGGAACTGGCATCAAGTTATGGTGTTTGCTTCCATGTCGACCTTTGTCTTGGTGGCTTTGTTTTGCCTTTTGCTCGCCAGCTTGG GTATTCAATTCCACCTTTCGACTTTTCTGTCAAAGGTGTTACATCAATTTCAACAGATGTTCACAAATATGGACTGGCTCCCAAGGGCACAAGTATAGTTCTTTACAGGAATCATGAAATTAGGAAG CACCAATTTGTAGCTG TCACAGAATGGTCAGGTGGGCTGTATGTTTCGCCTACTGTGGCTGGAAGCAGACCTGGTGGGCTTATTGCGGGGGCTTGGGGGGCGATGATGTCACTGGGGCTTCCTG GATACCTGGAGAATACAAAAAAGATCATGGAAGCATCGAAAAACATACAGAAAGG GATTGAGGAGATACAAGGGCTGTTTGTAATTGGAAAACCGCACATGACAGTTGTTGCTTTCGGTTCCAATGATGTTAATATTTTCGAAGTCAATGATCAAATGTCATCAAAAGGCTGGCACTTAAATGCCATGCAAAGACCTGACAG CCTCCATATCTGTGTGACCCTTCAGCATGTTCCAGTTTTTGAAGACTTCCTGAGAGATCTTAAGGAGTCGGCGAAAACA GTTAAAGAAAACCCCGGTCCGATTAGCGGGGGTTCTGCTCCAATCTATGGTGCAGCAGGGAAGATGCCGGATAGAGGCATTGTACGGGATCTCTTGGTAGAATTCATGGACAACTCTTGCTAG
- the LOC120260324 gene encoding levodione reductase, giving the protein MERLGKKRVLITSNGDEISKGIVFHLAKWGCRLVLMGDESCLRSMVAEISSSLKEIEPIEVVGLNFEDDDEAVFDAAVDKAWNALGALDAFVNCYLYEGKICEPLLLTEREFKKTVKINYMAPWFLLKSVAKRMRDSKLGGSIVFLTTILGSERGLYQGAAAAGSCMAAVEQLTRISAMEIGKYNIRVNSISRGLHLGDAYPTSIGRDKAERSTEHVMPLQRWLNPKNDLASTVIYLICDDSRYMTGTSIFVDGAQSLVRPRMKSFL; this is encoded by the exons ATGGAGAGATTGGGGAAGAAGAGGGTGCTGATAACTTCTAATGGAGATGAGATCTCCAAGGGCATTGTTTTTCATCTGGCCAAATGGGGATGCAG GTTGGTTTTGATGGGTGATGAGAGTTGCCTGCGTAGCATGGTGGCAGAAATCTCAAGTTCTTTGAAGGAAATTGAACCAATAGAAGTGGTAGGATTAAATTtcgaagatgatgatgaagcgGTGTTTGATGCAGCTGTGGACAAGGCCTGGAATGCTTTAGGAGCATTGGATGCTTTTGTCAATTGCTATCTCTATGAAG GAAAGATATGTGAACCTTTACTTTTAACTGAGCGTGAATTCAAGAAAACagtcaaaattaattatatggcACCCTGGTTTCTATTGAAATCAGTGGCTAAACGAATGCGAGATAGCAAGTTGGGAGGATCCATCGTTTTCCTGACCACAATTTTAGGTTCTGAAAGAGGATTATATCAAGGAGCGGCTGCCGCAGGTTCATGTATGGCTGCTGTCGAACAGCTAACTCGA ATATCAGCAATGGAGATCGGGAAGTACAACATCAGAGTCAATTCAATCTCTCGTGGCTTACACTTGGGCGATGCATATCCAACTTCGATCGGAAGGGACAAAGCCGAGAGGTCCACTGAACATGTAATGCCATTGCAAAGATGGCTCAACCCGAAGAATGACCTCGCTTCCACAGTGATCTACTTGATCTGTGATGACTCCCGCTACATGACGGGCACTTCTATCTTCGTCGATGGAGCTCAATCGTTGGTCCGGCCTCGAATGAAATCTTTCCTGTGA